A single window of Triplophysa rosa linkage group LG2, Trosa_1v2, whole genome shotgun sequence DNA harbors:
- the zgc:63972 gene encoding protein CutA homolog — MQGNKTDSLYQRYPKDTMSSAFSRTGFVVICLTIVVNLALYPVLRTLGIQIHSAITGSYVPGYHSVLLINCPTEQTARDIGRGIMEKRLAACVNIFPRTATMYYWKGEIRDASEILLLVRTRTSLIQRLEAYLRDVHPYDIPEIISFPIGDGSLHYLKWMENALTDI; from the exons ATGCAAGGGAACAAAACAGATTCATTGTATCAGCGGTATCCCaaggacacaatgtcttcaGCTTTCTCTCGTACGGGGTTTGTGGTCATTTGTTTG ACTATAGTTGTAAATCTTGCCCTGTACCCTGTGCTGAGGACGCTGGGCATTCAGATCCATTCTGCTATCACAGGAAGCTATGTGCCGGGATATCATTCTGTTTTGCTCATCAACTGTCCTACCGAACAGACCGCAAGAGACATTGGCAG GGGCATCATGGAGAAAAGACTGGCAGCATGTGTGAATATATTTCCCCGCACTGCCACTAT gTACTACTGGAAAGGAGAGATTCGGGATGCATCAGAAATACTGCTG ctcGTGAGGACAAGAACATCTCTCATACAGAGACTTGAGGCTTATTTAAG AGACGTGCATCCATACGACATTCCAGAGATCATCAGTTTTCCCATTGGTGATGGAAGCTTGCACTACTTGAAGTGGATGGAAAATGCACTTACTGATATTTGA